Proteins from a genomic interval of Quercus robur chromosome 9, dhQueRobu3.1, whole genome shotgun sequence:
- the LOC126700596 gene encoding peter Pan-like protein produces the protein MARVRNKKKKVFMKPVVKKNQPSVDHITGNKIPKSFVFSRGKLPGPLRQLQMDLRKLMLPHTALNLKEKKRNNLKDFLNVAGPMGVTHFLILSKTATAPFLRVGRTPQGPTLTFKINEYSLAVDIAQSQLRPRCPQDLFKNPPLIVLSGFGTGDQHLKLTTIMFQNIFPAIDINTVKLSSCQRIVLLNYNKDTKLIDFRHYSIRLQPVGVSRRIRKIVQNHQVPDLRNLQDVSDFVTKAGYGSESEADDEAATVTLANDLGRINKASTKSAVKLQEIGPRMTLQLIKIEEGLCSGGVIFSEYGNGDGKKKQDKEDTDENEEDMDEDQEDIEEDPEGEAED, from the exons ATGGCTCGTGTCCGAAAT aagaagaagaaggtgttTATGAAGCCAGTTGTGAAGAAGAATCAACCTAGTGTGGATCATATCACAGGCAATAAGATTCCTAAGAGCTTTGTGTTTTCGAGAGGGAAGTTGCCTGGTCCTCTTAGGCAACTTCAAATGGACTTGAGAAAGTTGATGCTTCCCCATACTGCTCTCAATCTTAAG GAGAAGAAACGGAATAATCTCAAAGACTTCTTGAATGTTGCTGGGCCTATGGGTGTAACACATTTCCTCATATTGTCAAAAACTGCAACTGCACCCTTCCTGAGGGTTGGAAGGACTCCACAAGGCCCAACTcttacatttaaaataaatgaatactCATTGGCAGTTGATATTGCACAATCTCAATTGCGTCCTAGATGTCCTCAAGATCTTTTCAAAAATCCTCCTCTG ATTGTTCTTTCCGGTTTTGGTACTGGTGATCAACATCTAAAGCTCACAACCATAATGTTTCAGAACATCTTTCCTGCTATTGATATAAACACT GTCAAACTTTCTTCTTGCCAGAGAATTGTATTGCTTAATTACAACAAAGATACAAAGCTTATTGATTTTCGGCATTATTCCATAAGGTTACAGCCTGTGGGCGTCTCCCGTAGAATCAGAAAAATTGTGCAGAACCATCAAGTTCCTGATTTGAGGAATCTTCAAGACGTGAGCGACTTTGTCACAAA GGCTGGGTATGGATCAGAAAGTGAAGCAGATGATGAAGCGGCGACTGTGACTTTGGCTAATGATCTTGGTAGAATTAACAAGGCTTCGACAAAAAGTGCTGTCAAGCTTCAAGAGATTGGACCCAGAATGACTCTTCAACTCATCAAGATTGAGGAAGGATTATGTTCTGGTGGAGTCATCTTCAGCGAATATG GAAATGGTGATGGCAAGAAGAAGCAGGACAAGGAAGACACAGATGAAAATGAGGAAGACAtggatgaagatcaagaagatatTGAAGAAGATCCGGAAGGTGAAGCAGAAGACTAG
- the LOC126700597 gene encoding probable calcium-binding protein CML44, translating into MSLIKTNDLQRIFEKLDKNGDGLVSLEELNWLLEKIGVQISLDELESLLGKSSLDLNEFFSFYGSISSKQNNTSRSTSNEVVVVEEEEEENEESDLVKAFEVFDLNGDGFISCDELQKVLSRLGLWDENSGKDCRVMIHVYDTNLDGQLDFEEFKNMMFLTIS; encoded by the coding sequence ATGTCTCTCATCAAAACCAACGATTTGCAAAGGATATTTGAGAAGCTTGATAAGAATGGAGATGGCCTAGTGAGTCTCGAGGAGCTAAATTGGCTTCTTGAAAAAATAGGAGTCCAAATAAGCCTAGACGAGCTCGAATCACTACTGGGAAAATCAAGCCTCGACTTGAATGAGTTCTTCTCATTTTATGGTTCCATATCATCAAAGCAAAACAATACTAGTAGAAGCACTAGCAACGAAGTTGTggtagtagaagaagaagaggaagagaacgAAGAGAGCGACCTTGTTAAGGCATTTGAAGTGTTTGATTTGAATGGTGATGGGTTCATTTCTTGTGATGAGCTTCAAAAGGTGTTGTCAAGGCTTGGGCTTTGGGATGAGAATAGTGGCAAGGATTGTAGAGTTATGATTCACGTTTATGACACCAACTTGGATGGGCAGCTTGATTTTGAGGAATTCAAGAACATGATGTTTCTTACTATTTCTTGA